In one Pseudoliparis swirei isolate HS2019 ecotype Mariana Trench chromosome 23, NWPU_hadal_v1, whole genome shotgun sequence genomic region, the following are encoded:
- the arl16 gene encoding ADP-ribosylation factor-like protein 16, with product MSSHDICLLLGATGVGKTLLMKRLQKLSSHGIDKLGEPPSTLPTVGTNLTDLKLKKKKMTLRELGGCMGPIWPSYFKDCSSVIFIVDSSNIAQISSSCIQLLSVLSALPLHSASVLILFNKSDMPCTMSLIEMKSLFRMDDIVASATQPITILELSAHTGLGLQEVLSWLESIIIK from the exons ATGAGCAGTCATGACATTTGTCTGCTTCTTGGAGCGACTGGCGTCGGAAAAACTTTGTTGATGAAACGTCTACAAA AGCTTAGTTCGCATGGAATAGATAAACTGGGGGAACCTCCTTCTACTCTACCTACA GTAGGAACCAACCTCACAGACCTgaaactgaagaagaaaaagatgacacTAAGAGAGCTGGGAGGCTGCATGGGCCCAATATGGCCAAGTTACTTCAAAGACTGCTCCTCTGTCATT TTCATAGTGGACTCATCCAACATTGCTCAGATATCCTCGTCCTGCATCCAGCTGCTGTCAGTACTTTCCGCTCTGCCTCTGCACAGCGCCTCTGTGCTTATTCTGTTCAACAAGAG TGACATGCCATGCACTATGAGTCTGATAGAGATGAAATCACTGTTTAGAATGGATGACATCGTCGCATCTGCTACTCAGCCAATCACAATACTGGAACTCAGTGCCCACACTGGACTGGGACTTCAGGAGGTGCTGAGCTGGCTGGAGTCCATCATAATCAAGTGA